TGCTGCGCAGCGACTCGGTGTTCCTGCAGGACTCGATCCACCTCAACGACCAGTGGATTCTGGTGGCCGGCGGGCGTTTCCAGGAATACGACCAGTACGCCGGCAAAGGTGTGCCGTTCAAGGCCAACACCGACAGCAACGGGCAGAAGTGGGTGCCGCGCGCAGGTCTGGTGTATCGCTACACCGACGCGTTGTCGTTCTACGGCAGCTACACCGAGTCGTTCAAACCGAACTCGACCATCGCCCCGCTCAGCGGCAGCAGCACCGTGCTCGACGGCAGCATCGCGCCGGAAGAAGCCAAGTCCTGGGAGCTGGGCGCACGCCTCGATATTCCGGGCCGTGTTACCGGCAACATCGCCCTGTTCGACATCAAGAAACGCAACGTGCTGGTGGCCAACGCCGAAGGCCCGACCACGATTTACAGCGCTGCCGGTGAAGTGCGTTCCCGTGGTCTGGAAGTGGACCTGACCGGCCAGCTCAGTGACCGCTGGAGCATGATCGGCAGCTACGCCTACACCGACGCCGAGGTCACGGAAGATCCGGACTACAAAGGCAACAAGCTGCAAAACGTGGCTAAGAACACCGGCTCGCTGTCGGCGGTCTACGACTTCGGCAGCGTGATCGGTGGCGATCAACTGCGGGTCGGCGCGGGCGCGCGGTATGTCGGTGAGCGAGCGGGTAACGCAGTGAATGATTTCGAGCTGCCGAGCTACACCGTGGCCGATGCGTTCGCCACTTACGACACCAAGGTGGAAGGGCAGAAGGTCAAGTTCCAGCTCAACGTGAAGAACCTGTTCGACCGCACCTACTACACCTCGGCGGCCAGCCGCTTCTTCGTGTCGATGGGCGATTCGCGGCAGATTTCGTTGTCGAGCACGCTGGAGTTCTGATCAGCGTAAAAACGCCTGGCGATACTCGCCGGGCGTTCCACCCAGCACCTGGCGAAAGCGGTTGGTGAAGTGGCTGGCACTGGCAAACCCGCACGCCAGGGCAATTTCTCCCAACGGCAACGCCGTCCCGCGCAACAACTCCCGTGCCCGGCTCAGGCGCCGCGCCAGCACATACTGATGCGGCGGAAGACCGAAGCTCACCCGGAACATCCGCGCAAAGTGGTATTCCGACAACGCACACAATCCCGCCAGTTGCCCGAGGCTGATCGGCTCGGCCAGTTGGCTGTCGATGAACTCCACCAGTTGCCGGCGCTGATGCGGCGCCAGGCCGCCCTTCAAACGTAGACCCTGACGCACGCCGACCTGACTGAGCAGGGTGTGGCTGATCAGTTCATGGGCAAGGCTGCTGGTCAGCAAACGTTCGGCGGGTTCGTCCCAATTCAGCGTAAGCAACTGCCGGAAGCGTTGTGCTTGTTGTGGATCTTCGAGGAAGGTCTGTTCGCGCAACTGCATTTCCCGGGGCTCGCGATCCAGCAGCGTGACGCAACCCAAGGCAAATTGTTCGGCGCTGAAATACAGATGTGCCAGCCTGATATCGCCATTGATCACCCAGCCCGACTCGTGATCGGCCGGCAGGATACAGAGCTTGTCCGGCCCGCCTTTCTGCCCGGGTTGATCGCGACGGAACGTACCGGTGCCGCCGGCGATGTAGCAGGACAGGGTGTGATGGCTCGGCGCTTCATAATCCTGCGCATCGTGGTGGTTGGTCCACAAAGCGGCAGACAAGCCGTCGCCCAACTCGGCGCTGTGCACAAGACGTGCGTTCGGCGAGCTGTTCAATGCTTGAAAGACTTGCAGGGTATCGATGGCAGCCATAGTCAGTCGGTTCTCTTCAACGCCTTGCATCCTACTCCGTAGATTTTCCGCTGCCAGCCTGCGGCCCGACAAAAGCGCAAGTTTATGCAAGCGTGAGCGGATGGCGCGGACGGACACTGAAACCCAATCAAGGAGTGTCTGCCATGAACCTGTCGTTGTATTTGTTGACCGTACTGATCTGGGGCACCACCTGGATTGCCCTGAAGTGGCAACTGGGCGTGGTGGCGATTCCGGTTTCGATCGTCTATCGCTTCGGCCTCGCCGCGCTGGTGTTGTTTGCGCTGTTGCTGCTCAGCCGCCGTCTGCAACCGATGAACCGGCGCGGACATCTGATCTGTGTGGCGCAGGGTTTGTGCCTGTTCTGCGTCAACTTCATGTGTTTCCTGACCGCCAGCCAATGGATCCCCAGCGGCCTGGTGGCGGTGGTGTTTTCCACCGCGACCTTGTGGAACGCCCTGAATGCGCGAGTGTTCTTCGGCCAACGTATTGCGCGCAATGTGTTGATGGGTGGGGCGCTGGGGCTGTTTGGCCTGGGCCTGTTGTTCTGGCCGGAGCTGGCCGGGCATCACGCCAGCCCGCAAACACTGCTTGGCCTTGGTCTGGCGCTTTGCGGCACCTTGTGTTTCTCGGCGGGCAACATGCTGTCGAGCCTGCAACAGAAGGCCGGCCTCAAGCCGCTGACCACCAACGCCTGGGGCATGGCCTACGGCGCGGCGATGCTGTCGGTGTGGTGCCTGGTCAAAGGCATTCCGTTTGAGATGGAATGGACCTCGCGCTACATCGGCGCGCTGCTGTACCTGGTCATCCCCGGTTCGGTGATTGGTTTCACCGCGTACCTGACCCTGGTCGGTCGCATGGGGCCGGAGCGCGCAGCGTATTGCACGGTGCTGTTCCCGGTGGTGGCGCTGAACGTTTCGGCCTTTGCCGAAGGCTATCAATGGACGGCGCCGGCATTGGCGGGTTTGGTGCTGGTGATGTTGGGCAATGTGTTGGTGTTTCGCAAACCCAAACCGGTTATTGAAATGATCGCCAAACCTGCACATTGAACACTGAATGTTCAACTGTCGACTTTCATTACCAGAAATATAAGTGCCGGTAACAGAAAGTCGACAATGCTTTGTGCCCACTTCATGGCATTCCAGTCTTTTGACTGATCCATGTCGAACCATTCATTGCCAATGACTTGCAGGCAGAAGTAATAAACAAACAACGCCACGAGAAACCCAAGTACGGCATATTTCTTTGCTTCATGAAACTGCTCGTCTGATGCGTTTATATTCTTTGCAAGTTGATAGCCTCCCAGCAGGCAAGCTGAAGTAAATATGGTCTCCAGTGTCATGATCATCCAGTAGATCCGGTGATGCATCATTTCCGAGTTGATCGAACGGTACATCAAATGGCTGCCTGTCGTATCCATGCTCAGGATATGGCCAAGGTAAATGTAGTTCGAGTCGTAATCGGTGGCGTTGCTGAAAACAATCAGCGCGCCCAGCATGCCTACCATGAAAACGATTGCAACTTTACTTCTTCGAATAAGTTGGGAGGTTTTAAGGCCAGTCATTTGTTGATTCTCCGTGAATAGTATCTGTCCGTTGGCAGATGGTTCACGGGATTCTATAGAGAGTCTAAGAGGGTTGGGCGAAGAGTCGTTTTCAAGTTGTGTAGTTTAAAAGGGTGGTGAATAACTTCAGGCAATTTTAGAAAACAGGTTTAAGACCGGTGGGGCCGGGAAACAGTGTTCCAGCCCCGTGGGTCATCAGTCTTTCCAGACTTGCGGATTAACCAGATCCTGCGGCCGTTCGCCGAGCAGTGCACTGCGCAGATTGGTCATCGCCCGATTGGCCATGGCTTCACGGGTTTCATTCGTCGCCGATCCGATGTGCGGCAAGGTCACTGCGTTTTTCAGCTGGAACAGCGGCGATTCGGCCAGCGGCTCTTTTTCGTAGACGTCGAGGCCGGCGCCGCGAATGCGGTTGTTCTGCAACGCTTCGATCAATGCGGGCTCGTCGACTACCGGGCCGCGGGAGATGTTCACCAGAATCGCGTTCGGCTTCATCAGCGCCAGTTCGCGATGGCTGATCAGATGACGGGTCTTGTCGCTGAGCGGCACCACCAGGCAGACGAAATCGGCTTCGGCCAGCAGTTGGTCAAGGCTGCGGAACTGTGCGCCGAGTTCCTGTTCCAGTCCGGTCTTGCGACTGTTGCCGCTGTAGAGGATTGGCATGTTGAAACCGAAGCGCCCGCGACGGGCGACGGCGGCGCCGATGTTGCCCATGCCGACGATGCCCAGGGTCTTGCCGTGCACGTCGCAGCCGAACAGCGGTGCGCCGACGCTGGCCTGCCACTGACCGGCCTTGGTCCAGGCGTCCAGTTCGGCGACGCGGCGGGCGCTGCTCATGATCAGGGCGAAGGCCAGGTCGGCGGTGCTTTCGGTCAGCACGTCCGGGGTATTGGTGAGCATGATTCCGCGTTCATTGAAGTAGGCGAGGTCGTAGTTGTCGTAGCCGACGGAGACGCTGGAGACCACTTCGAGTTTCGCGGCGTTTTCCAGTTGGGCCTTGCCGAGTTTGCGACCGACGCCGATCAGGCCGTGAGCGTGGGGCAGGGCTTCGTTGAACTGGGCGTTGATGTCGCCGTTTTTCGGGTTGGGGACGATGACGTCGAAGTCCTGTTGCAGGCGTTCGATCATGGGTGGGGTGATGCGGCTGAAGGCCAAAACTGTTTTTTTCATCGCTATGGGCTCGGCTTCGGGGCTTTATTGCCAAGCAAGCTAACATTTCTGTTTTGGGTTGTCTTGGCGGCCTCTGGGCCGACCAGGCTTTTGGGGTTTTGGGTGAATATCCGTTTCTGCGGGTGTTGCGGCTGGCGGTTTCGCCCTTACGGCGAGTCACTTTGGCAAACGCCCCAAAGTAACCAAAACGCTGGGCCCCGGCGTTCGGCACCTCGCCTGGGCTCGGAGTTCCTTCGCTCCGGGATTCATCCGGGGGCACCGCCTCCGGTTTGCTTCGCTGCACCTCCTCTCGGTGTGTTCGACTTCGTCGAACGGCGCTACGCGCCCACCCCCGGATGAATCCCTCCACTCAGCCTGCCGAAGGGGCCGGCACGTCAAAAGCGGTACTCGAGCTAACGCTCATTGTGTTTAATTCGCCACCCGCACCCCCGCCAGACTCCCACTCATCTCATAAGCCGCCAATTCCGCCTGATGCCCCGCCAGTATCTCCGGCAAAGACCCGCGCAGATACTCGACCCAGGTCTTGATCTTCGCATCCAGATACTGCCGCGACGGGTAGATCGCATACAGGTTCAGTTCCTGCGAGCGGTAGTTCGGCATCACCCGCACCAGCGAGCCGTTACGCAAGCCTTCGATCGCGGCATACACCGGCAATACACCGACACCCATCCCGCTGGTGATCGCGGTTTTCATCGCGTCGGCGGAGTTCACCAGGAAGGGTGAGCTGTTGATGGTGACCATTTCCTGGCCTTCCGGGCCGTCGAAGGCCCATTTTTCCAGGGGGATCACCGGGCTCACCAGACGCAGGCAGGCGTGGTTCAGCAGGTCGCTGGGTTTCTGTGCGCAGCCGTTGGCTTTCACGTAGGCCGGGGAGGCGCAGACGATGCTGTAGGTGATGCCCAGGCGTTGCGAGACGAAGCCCGAGTCCGGCAGTTCGCGGGCCAGGACGATGGACACGTCGTAGCCTTCGTCGAGCAGGTCCGGCACGCGGTTGGCCATGGTCAGGTCGAAGGTCACGTCCGGGTGGGTCTTGCGGTAGCGGGCGATGGCGTCGATCACGAAGTGCTGGCCGATGCCGGTCATGGTGTGCACTTTCAACTGACCGGCCGGGCGCGCGTGGGCTTCGCTGGCTTCGGCTTCGGCTTCTTCGACGTAGGCGAGGATCTGCTCGCAGCGCAGCAAGTAGCGCTTGCCGGCCTCGGTGAGCGCAATGCGTCGGGTCGTGCGATTCAGCAGGCGGGTTTGCAGGTGGGCTTCCAGGTTGGAGACCGCGCGCGAGACGTTGGCAGTGGTGGTGTCGAGTTGCACGGCGGCAGCGGTGAAGCTGCCGGCTTCGGCCACACAACTGAAGGCGCGCATGTTTTGCAAAGTGTCCATGGGGTGCTCTCAAGGGAGATGGCAAATTGTGACACGAAGTTTCAGGGGCTGAGACCCCCGACCAAGGGATTATCTCGTTAACCGTAACAAAGATTCGCAGAAAACCCAGCTTATCGCCGTTCAGGGCGCCCCCTAGAATTGCGCCCACCTCGAAACATCCCCCACCTCAGGAATTCGCAGCAGTGCCGCGTCGCATCAACAGAGCGTTTTTGCCGCTCAGTGTTCTGGCTATTTCGTTAGGTCTCAGCGGCTGCATCGGAACCGGAGGGATTGCCCCGCAGGGCAAGGCTCTGGAGGCCAATGAACTGGCCACCGACGAGGCCATCGCCCACGCCGCCCGTGACGCAAACTGGCCCACCGCCCAATGGTGGCAAGCCTACGGCGACCCGCAACTCAATCGCTGGATCGACCTGGCCGTGCAAGGCAGTCCGACCCTGGCCATGGCCGCCGCGCGAGTGCGTCAGGCCCGGTCCATGGCCGGTGTCGCCGAAGCTGCCGAGTCGTTGCAGATCAATGGCGAGTCGACCCTCAAGCGCCACAACTGGCCGACCGATCAGTTCTACGGTCCCGGCGAGCTGGCCAATACCACGACCTGGGACAACAACGCCGCACTGGGTTTCAGCTACGCCCTCGACCTCTGGGGCCGTGAAAGCAACAGCACCGAACGTGCGGTGGACCTCGCGCACATGAGCGCTGCCGAGGCGCGCCAGGCGCAGCTCGAATTGCAGAACAACATCGTGCGCGCCTACATCGAACTGTCGTTGCATTACGCCCAGCGCGACATCGTCGCGGCGACGCTCAAGCAGCAACAGCAGATTCTCGAACTGGCGCAGAAGCGCCTCAACGGCGGGATCGGCACGCACTTCGAAGTCAGCCAGGCCGAAACCCCGCTGCCGGAAACTCATCGACAGCTGGATGCACTGGACGAAGAAATCGCCCTGAGCCGCAACCAGATCGCCGCACTGGCCGGCAAAGGGCCGGGCGCCGGTGCGCAATTGCAGCGTCCGACCCTGTCCCTCGGCGCGGCACTGAAACTGCCGTCGGCATTGCCCGCCGAACTGCTCGGCCAGCGTCCGGACGTGGTCGCCAGTCGCTGGCAAGTGGCGGCCCAGGCACGCGGGATCGATGTCGCGCATGCCGGGTTCTACCCCAACGTCGATCTGGTCGGCAGCCTCGGCTACATGGCCACCGGCGGTGGTGCGCTGGAGTTTTTGACCGGCAAGAAGCTCAACTACAACGTCGGGCCGGCGATCTCCCTGCCGATCTTCGACGGCGGGCGACTGCGCGCCGAACTCGGTGAAGCGTCGGCGGGTTATGACATCGCCGTCGCGCATTACAACCAGACCCTGGTCAATGCGCTGAAGAACATCTCCGACCAGTTGATCCGCCGCGAGTCGATGGACAAGCAGCAGACCTTCGCCGCCGAATCGGTGGCTACGGCGCAGAAGACTTACGACATCGCGATGATCGCCTACCAGCGCGGGCTCACGGATTACCTCAACGTGCTCAACGCCCAGACCCTGCTGTTCAAACAGCAGCAGGTTCAGCAGCAGGTGCAGGCGGCGCGGTTGAGTGCCCATGCGGAACTGGTGACGGCATTGGGCGGTGGCCTTGGCGCGGGTAAAGACGTGCCGACTGCCGAACAGACCGCCGCACCGAAAACCCCGGCCCTACTTCAAGCCCTCGACCACTGAGCAAGCCTTAATGACTCCCTTGCCCGCACCTTTGCGCTGGCTCTACTCCCTGGAATGGCGCCGGGGTTTCTTCGACTGGGCGCGCAGCGACGGCGTGACCTGGGTCTACATCTTCAAGGTGTTGATCGCAGCATTCCTGACCCTGTGGCTGGCGATGCGCCTGGAGTTGCCGCAACCGCGCACAGCGATGATCACCGTGTTCATCGTCATGCAGCCGCAGAGCGGCCAGGTGTTCGCCAAGAGTTTCTATCGCTTCCTCGGCACCCTGGCCGGGTCGGCGATGATGGTGACGCTGATTTCACTGTTCGCCCAGAACACCGAACTGTTCCTCGGCTCGCTGGCGATCTGGGTCGGCATCTGCTCGGCCGGCGCCGCCCGTTGCCGCAACTTCCGCGCCTACGGTTTTGTGCTGGCCGGGTACACGGCGGCGATGGTCGGCCTGCCGGCGCTGGCCCATCCCGATGGCGCGTTCATGGCGGCGGTGTGGCGAGTGCTGGAGATCTCGCTGGGGATTCTCTGCTCGACCCTGGTCAGCGCCGCGATCCTGCCGCAGACTGCCAGTGCGGCGATGCGCAACGCCTTGTATCAGCGTTTCGGTGTGTTCGCGCTGTTCGTCACCGACGGTCTGCGCGGGCGCAGCAAACCGGAGGCGTTCGAGGCCAGCAACGTGCGCTTCATCGCCGAAGCGGTGGGGCTGGAAGGGCTGCGCAGCGTGACCGTGTTCGAAGACCCGCACATGCGTCGGCGCAACGGTCGGCTCAGTCGCCTGAACAGCGAGTTCATGGGCATCACCACCCGGTTCAACGCCTTGCACCAGTTGCTCGAGCGTCTGCGCGTCAATGACGAAGAGCATGTCGTGGCGGCGATCAAGCCGGGCCTGCAGGATCTGGCCGAAGTGCTCGACGGCTTCAGCGGTCGTGCCCTGACCAGCCCGGACGCGGCGCGTCTGGTGACGGCGCTGACAGCTTACAAGGAAGGTTTGCCGGCACGGGTGCGCAGTCTGCGGGCGGCCTTCCAGGAGAGTGCACCGAGCGACGCCGAGTTGCTGGATTTCCACACCGCGTATGAACTGCTCTATCGCTTCGTCGATGACCTGCACGGTTATGCACAGACCCACGCGTCGCTGGCCGATCACAGCCACGAGCGCGAACGCTGGGACGAGCCGTTCACCCCGCAGACCAGTTGGTGGGCGGCGGCTGCATCGGGGATTCGTGCCGCGTTCATCCTGGTCGTGCTCGGCAGTTACTGGGTCGCCACCGCGTGGCCGAGCGGCGCGACCATGACCCTGATTGCCGCTGCCACCGTGGGCCTGTCGGCGGCGACGCCGAACCCGAAACGCATGGCGTTCCAGATGGCCTGCGGTACGTTCCTCGGGGCGTTGATCGGCTTCGTCGAGATGTTTTTCATCTTCCCGTGGATCGATGGTTTCCCGCTGCTGTGCGTGATGCTCGCGCCGGTGATCGTGCTCGGCTCGTTCCTCGCATCGCGGCCGCAATACGCCGGTGTCGGCCTGGGGCTGCTGATCTTTTTCAGCACCGGTTCGGTGCCGGACAACCTGACGATCTACAACCCCTACACCTTCATCAACGACTACATCGCCATGGTCATGGGCATGCTGGTCTGCGCGGCGGCGGGGGCGATCATCCTGCCGCCGAACAGCCGCTGGTTGTGGCAGCGCCTGGAGCAGGACCTGCGCGGGCAAGTGGTGTACGCGATCAGCGGCAAGCTCAAGGGCCTGGCGTCGAGCTTCGAAAGCCGTACCCGCGACCTGATGCATCAGGCTTATGGTCTGGCGGCCGGTCAGCCGCTGGTGCAGAAAAACCTGCTGCGCTGGATGTTCGTGGTGCTGGAAGTCGGCCACGCGATCATCGAATTGCGCAAGGAACAGGCGATCCTGCCGGTGCATCCGGCGTATGCCGAATCCCAGCCATGGCGCCAGGCGATCCGGGTCATGGGGCGTTCGCTGGTGCGGCTGTTCCTGCAACCGAATACGAGCAATCTGGAGCGCGCACTGGTTGCGGTCGATCATGCGATCAGCCGTGTCGCCGCCACCGACGAGCCGTTCGCGCCGCACTTCGATACCTCGGCGCTGCGTCGGGTGAAAAGCTACCTGCACTTCATCCGCACCTCGCTGCTCGACCCGCAATCGCCACTCGCTGCCTACGCCATCGCCAAGCCCGAAGGACTTGCCCATGCCTCGTGAAATCGCCTTCCACGGCGTGTACATGCCGACCATGACCCTGATGTTTTTCGTCGCTGCGGCACTGGCCTGGGCGCTGGATCGATTCTTGTCCGGGTTCGATCTGTATCGCTTCTTCTGGCACCCGGCGCTGTTGCGTCTGAGCCTGTTTACCTGTCTGTTCGGCGCGATGGCGCTGACTGTCTACCGTTGAGAACGTTCTGATGAAAAAGTTTTTCAGCCTGCTCGCGACCCTGCTGGTGCTGGCCCTGGCGCTGTGGATCGGCCGCACGTTGTGGGAGCACTACATGAACACCCCGTGGACCCGCGACGGTCGGGTGCGCGCCGACATCATCAACGTCGCCGCCGACGTCACCGGTGAAGTGGTCGACGTGCCGGTACGTGACAACCAGTTGGTGAAGAAGGGGGATCTGCTGATGCAGATCGACCCCGAGCACTATCGCCTGGCGGTGAAACAGGCGCAGTCGCTGGTGGCTTCGCGCAAGGCCACGTGGGAGATGCGCAAGGTCAACGCCCACCGCCGCGCCGATCTGGACAACCTGGTGATCTCCAAGGAAAACCGCGACGACGCCAGCAACATCGCAGACTCGGCACTGGCCGATTACCAACAGGCCCAGGCGCAACTGGAAGCCGCCGAACTCAACCTCAAACGCACCGAAGTGCGGGCGGCGGTGGACGGCTACGTGACCAACCTCAATGTGCATCGCGGCGACTACGCGCGTATCGGCGAAGCGAAAATGGCGGTGGTCGACATGAACTCGTTCTGGGTCTACGGCTTCTTCGAAGAAACCAAACTGCCTCACGTGCGCGTCGGTGACAAAGCCGACATGCAACTGATGAGTGGCGAAGTCCTCAAGGGGCATGTGGAAAGCATTTCCCGCGGCATCTACGATCGTGATAACCCGGAAAGCCGTGAATTGATCGCCGATGTGAACCCGACCTTCAACTGGGTGCGCCTGGCGCAACGGGTGCCGGTGCGGATTCATATCGATGAAGTGCCGGAAGGTGTGCTGCTGGCGGCGGGGATTACCTGCACCGTGGTGGTGAAGCAGGGCGCTGTGGATAACTGACAGACCGAGTGGTAGCCATTCGCCTGATCGTTCCCACGCTCTGCGTGGGAATGCATCCTGTGACGCTCTGCGTCACGCCCTGTATTTCAAAGCTGCCCGCGCAAGCCGAAGCGCTTCATCAACGTCGACTCCAGCAAGCCTTTCGGCAGCAAGGTCGCCAGCAACGGCAACGCCCGGCTGCCATTGCCGATGCGGATCAGCCGTGGCGGCTTGCTTTGCTGCACAGCCTTGAGCAGCTCGGCGGCAAATTCGCTGGCCGGCGTCGGTTTGTCCTGGGACGCCTTGGCCCGCGCCCGGATGCCTTCACGCAATGGAAACCACGGCGATTGTTCGTTGATCAGTTGTTCGGCCTCGTGCCCGGCATTCTTGGCGAAGCTGGACTGAATCGCCCCCGGCTGTACTTCCATCACGCGAATCCCGAACGGCGCCAGCTCCATGCGCAGCGCATCGCTCAACGCATGCACCGCCGCTTTCGACGCGCAATACGCACCAGCGAACGGTGTGACCAGCACCCCGGAAACACTGCCGACATTCACCACCAATCCCTTGGCCCGGCGCAGCACCGGGAACAGCGCTCGGGTCACGCCGACGATCGAAAACACGTTGGTTTCGAACTGGCGCTGCATGGCCGCCACGCCGCCGTCGAGCAGCGGCCCCATGGCGCCGTAACCGGCATTGTTGATCAGTACGTCGAGGCCGCCGTGTTGCTGGTTGATCCGCTCGGCGAGTTGTTCCAGTGCTGCGTTGTTGTTGACATCGAGCTGCACCGCCGTGAATCCGGCGGCGCTTAGCGCGGCGACATCTTCAGCCTTGCGCGCACTGGCCCAGACCTCGTAGCCAGCGCCTTTGAAGGCATCGGCGAGGGCGCGGCCGATGCCGCTGGAACAACCGGTAATCAACGCAACGGGCATGGCGCATTCCTTGTGCAAAGTGTGAGGGGAGGGGATCAGTCGGAGAAACTACCCTGCAATCGCTCGGCGCGAAACTCCAGGGTTTGCGGGCGATAACCGGGACGCAGCGGTGGCAGCGGCAAGCAGTCTTCCCAATTACCGCCGGCCTGCAGTTCGCCGGGGCCGCGATAGCGTGGGGCGGCGTATTGATTGTCGGCCAGATTCACCGTGTCGCCCGGCGCATAAGCTGCAATATGCCAGCGCAGTTCGGTCAGCGGCACGTCGTTGCCGTTGTTCATCT
This genomic window from Pseudomonas kribbensis contains:
- a CDS encoding FUSC family protein yields the protein MTPLPAPLRWLYSLEWRRGFFDWARSDGVTWVYIFKVLIAAFLTLWLAMRLELPQPRTAMITVFIVMQPQSGQVFAKSFYRFLGTLAGSAMMVTLISLFAQNTELFLGSLAIWVGICSAGAARCRNFRAYGFVLAGYTAAMVGLPALAHPDGAFMAAVWRVLEISLGILCSTLVSAAILPQTASAAMRNALYQRFGVFALFVTDGLRGRSKPEAFEASNVRFIAEAVGLEGLRSVTVFEDPHMRRRNGRLSRLNSEFMGITTRFNALHQLLERLRVNDEEHVVAAIKPGLQDLAEVLDGFSGRALTSPDAARLVTALTAYKEGLPARVRSLRAAFQESAPSDAELLDFHTAYELLYRFVDDLHGYAQTHASLADHSHERERWDEPFTPQTSWWAAAASGIRAAFILVVLGSYWVATAWPSGATMTLIAAATVGLSAATPNPKRMAFQMACGTFLGALIGFVEMFFIFPWIDGFPLLCVMLAPVIVLGSFLASRPQYAGVGLGLLIFFSTGSVPDNLTIYNPYTFINDYIAMVMGMLVCAAAGAIILPPNSRWLWQRLEQDLRGQVVYAISGKLKGLASSFESRTRDLMHQAYGLAAGQPLVQKNLLRWMFVVLEVGHAIIELRKEQAILPVHPAYAESQPWRQAIRVMGRSLVRLFLQPNTSNLERALVAVDHAISRVAATDEPFAPHFDTSALRRVKSYLHFIRTSLLDPQSPLAAYAIAKPEGLAHAS
- a CDS encoding SDR family oxidoreductase; the encoded protein is MPVALITGCSSGIGRALADAFKGAGYEVWASARKAEDVAALSAAGFTAVQLDVNNNAALEQLAERINQQHGGLDVLINNAGYGAMGPLLDGGVAAMQRQFETNVFSIVGVTRALFPVLRRAKGLVVNVGSVSGVLVTPFAGAYCASKAAVHALSDALRMELAPFGIRVMEVQPGAIQSSFAKNAGHEAEQLINEQSPWFPLREGIRARAKASQDKPTPASEFAAELLKAVQQSKPPRLIRIGNGSRALPLLATLLPKGLLESTLMKRFGLRGQL
- a CDS encoding DUF1656 domain-containing protein codes for the protein MPREIAFHGVYMPTMTLMFFVAAALAWALDRFLSGFDLYRFFWHPALLRLSLFTCLFGAMALTVYR
- a CDS encoding efflux RND transporter periplasmic adaptor subunit → MKKFFSLLATLLVLALALWIGRTLWEHYMNTPWTRDGRVRADIINVAADVTGEVVDVPVRDNQLVKKGDLLMQIDPEHYRLAVKQAQSLVASRKATWEMRKVNAHRRADLDNLVISKENRDDASNIADSALADYQQAQAQLEAAELNLKRTEVRAAVDGYVTNLNVHRGDYARIGEAKMAVVDMNSFWVYGFFEETKLPHVRVGDKADMQLMSGEVLKGHVESISRGIYDRDNPESRELIADVNPTFNWVRLAQRVPVRIHIDEVPEGVLLAAGITCTVVVKQGAVDN
- a CDS encoding AraC family transcriptional regulator, with the protein product MAAIDTLQVFQALNSSPNARLVHSAELGDGLSAALWTNHHDAQDYEAPSHHTLSCYIAGGTGTFRRDQPGQKGGPDKLCILPADHESGWVINGDIRLAHLYFSAEQFALGCVTLLDREPREMQLREQTFLEDPQQAQRFRQLLTLNWDEPAERLLTSSLAHELISHTLLSQVGVRQGLRLKGGLAPHQRRQLVEFIDSQLAEPISLGQLAGLCALSEYHFARMFRVSFGLPPHQYVLARRLSRARELLRGTALPLGEIALACGFASASHFTNRFRQVLGGTPGEYRQAFLR
- a CDS encoding efflux transporter outer membrane subunit, which codes for MPRRINRAFLPLSVLAISLGLSGCIGTGGIAPQGKALEANELATDEAIAHAARDANWPTAQWWQAYGDPQLNRWIDLAVQGSPTLAMAAARVRQARSMAGVAEAAESLQINGESTLKRHNWPTDQFYGPGELANTTTWDNNAALGFSYALDLWGRESNSTERAVDLAHMSAAEARQAQLELQNNIVRAYIELSLHYAQRDIVAATLKQQQQILELAQKRLNGGIGTHFEVSQAETPLPETHRQLDALDEEIALSRNQIAALAGKGPGAGAQLQRPTLSLGAALKLPSALPAELLGQRPDVVASRWQVAAQARGIDVAHAGFYPNVDLVGSLGYMATGGGALEFLTGKKLNYNVGPAISLPIFDGGRLRAELGEASAGYDIAVAHYNQTLVNALKNISDQLIRRESMDKQQTFAAESVATAQKTYDIAMIAYQRGLTDYLNVLNAQTLLFKQQQVQQQVQAARLSAHAELVTALGGGLGAGKDVPTAEQTAAPKTPALLQALDH
- a CDS encoding DMT family transporter; this encodes MNLSLYLLTVLIWGTTWIALKWQLGVVAIPVSIVYRFGLAALVLFALLLLSRRLQPMNRRGHLICVAQGLCLFCVNFMCFLTASQWIPSGLVAVVFSTATLWNALNARVFFGQRIARNVLMGGALGLFGLGLLFWPELAGHHASPQTLLGLGLALCGTLCFSAGNMLSSLQQKAGLKPLTTNAWGMAYGAAMLSVWCLVKGIPFEMEWTSRYIGALLYLVIPGSVIGFTAYLTLVGRMGPERAAYCTVLFPVVALNVSAFAEGYQWTAPALAGLVLVMLGNVLVFRKPKPVIEMIAKPAH
- a CDS encoding 2-hydroxyacid dehydrogenase translates to MKKTVLAFSRITPPMIERLQQDFDVIVPNPKNGDINAQFNEALPHAHGLIGVGRKLGKAQLENAAKLEVVSSVSVGYDNYDLAYFNERGIMLTNTPDVLTESTADLAFALIMSSARRVAELDAWTKAGQWQASVGAPLFGCDVHGKTLGIVGMGNIGAAVARRGRFGFNMPILYSGNSRKTGLEQELGAQFRSLDQLLAEADFVCLVVPLSDKTRHLISHRELALMKPNAILVNISRGPVVDEPALIEALQNNRIRGAGLDVYEKEPLAESPLFQLKNAVTLPHIGSATNETREAMANRAMTNLRSALLGERPQDLVNPQVWKD
- a CDS encoding LysR family transcriptional regulator; its protein translation is MDTLQNMRAFSCVAEAGSFTAAAVQLDTTTANVSRAVSNLEAHLQTRLLNRTTRRIALTEAGKRYLLRCEQILAYVEEAEAEASEAHARPAGQLKVHTMTGIGQHFVIDAIARYRKTHPDVTFDLTMANRVPDLLDEGYDVSIVLARELPDSGFVSQRLGITYSIVCASPAYVKANGCAQKPSDLLNHACLRLVSPVIPLEKWAFDGPEGQEMVTINSSPFLVNSADAMKTAITSGMGVGVLPVYAAIEGLRNGSLVRVMPNYRSQELNLYAIYPSRQYLDAKIKTWVEYLRGSLPEILAGHQAELAAYEMSGSLAGVRVAN
- a CDS encoding DUF2165 domain-containing protein, which produces MTGLKTSQLIRRSKVAIVFMVGMLGALIVFSNATDYDSNYIYLGHILSMDTTGSHLMYRSINSEMMHHRIYWMIMTLETIFTSACLLGGYQLAKNINASDEQFHEAKKYAVLGFLVALFVYYFCLQVIGNEWFDMDQSKDWNAMKWAQSIVDFLLPALIFLVMKVDS